A region from the Chelmon rostratus isolate fCheRos1 chromosome 6, fCheRos1.pri, whole genome shotgun sequence genome encodes:
- the ccdc33 gene encoding coiled-coil domain-containing protein 33: MAMIAKIAKWSQSTAGVTVRLQLQEDGYDLPSRDALAQILTNYPHSKREQQRPAERLQANKLKRDHTYHVHHPHKRPPLHDYQDVAYMAEITDHQTKEVENYRSAMSKMADDIIALRTQVLNLEAENSQLHADLSLHRDLGRDLLDDTDIDVMTKAEIADRIASLKFKLASETSKGASQRDRIQQLQNDLIKKNDSEKMLLRLQRDHQQQQEDLQRRQSRLEKMATSEATVKHQEKIIEKIEKALDSKLREKNKQTGDQRLVLKKQRDETGHRKEARESALAAENTRLREELERIQQPDLIITQQTKDTLPLKERLSLLNKLEAAETRVQTLEAQLEENSKLWGRQKQEMLTKLSEHRHGFVRTSTTILHNVPSVS, encoded by the exons CTTCAGGAGGATGGTTACGACCTCCCATCACGTGATGCCCTGGCACAGATCCTAACAAATTACCCCCACAGCAAACGAGAACAGCAGAGACcagctgagaggctgcaggcCAACAAGCTCAAAAGAGACCACACCTATCACGTACATCACCCACATAAGCG ACCCCCTCTGCATGACTATCAGGACGTCGCCTACATGGCAGAGATCACTGACCACCAAACTAAG GAGGTGGAAAACTATCGTTCAGCCATGAGCAAGATGGCGGATGACATCATAGCGCTGAGGACTCAGGTGCTGAATTTGGAGGCAGAAAACAGCCAGCTCCACGCTGATCTGTCTCTGCACCGGGACCTTGGACGAGACCTGCTGGATGACACAGACATCGACGTCATGACCAAGGCTGAGATTGCTGACCGTATAG CCTCTCTGAAATTCAAGCTGGCCAGTGAGACCAGTAAAGGTGCCTCGCAAAGAGACAGAATCCAACAGCTGCAGAATGACCTGATCAAG aagaATGACAGTGAGAAGATGCTGCTAAGACTTCAGAGAgatcaccagcagcagcaggaggatcTGCAGCGGCGGCAGAGTCGCTTGGAAAAGATGGCGACTTCGGAGGCCACGGTGAAACATCAGGAAAAG ATCATTGAGAAGATAGAGAAAGCATTGGACAGCAAACTCAGAGAAAAGAATAAACAGACTGGTGACCAAAGGCTGGTGTTGAAAAAGCAAAGAG ATGAGACTGGCCACAGAAAGGAAGCGAGAGAGTCGGCCCTGGCAGCAGAAAATACTCGtctcagagaggagctggagaggattCAGCAGCCCGACCTGATCATCACACAACAG ACAAAAGACACCCTGCCGCTCAAGGAGAGACTCAGTTTACTGAACAAACTGGAAGCAGCTGAGACAAGAGTCCAAACACTGGAGGCTCAg CTGGAGGAGAACTCTAAGTTATGGGggagacagaaacaagaaatgctGACCAAACTGAGTGAGCACAGGCACGGCTTTGTCCGGACGTCCACCACAATCCTTCATAATGTTCCTTCGGTCAGCTGA
- the LOC121607396 gene encoding cholesterol side-chain cleavage enzyme, mitochondrial isoform X2 has translation MARWNVWRSPAMLPLCWIEAGTASGVRCSSSVPVVRQAYSESGSIVRPFSEIPGLWKNGVANLYNFWKLDGFRNLHRIMLQNFKTFGPIYREKIGYYESVNIISPEDAAILFKAEGHYPKRLKVEAWTSYRDYRNRKYGVLLKNGEDWRSNRVILNKEVISPKVLENFVPLLDEVGEDFVARVHKKIKRSGQNKWTTDLSQELFKYALESVSSVLYGERLGLMLDYIDPEAQHFIDCITLMFKTTSPMLYIPPGLLRQIGAKVWRDHVEAWDGIFNQADRCIHNIYRQLRQETGTPKKYPGVLASLLMLDKLSIEDIKASITELMAGGVDTTSITLLWTLYELGRHPSLQEELRAEVAAARAESQGDMMEMLKRIPLVKGALKETLRLHPVAVSLQRYIAEDIIIQNYHIPAGTLVQLGLYAMGRDPKVFFRPEQYQPSRWLRTETHYFRSLGFGFGPRQCLGRRIAEAEMQIFLIHMLENFRVEKQRHVEVQSTFELILLPDKPIILTLKPLDTAR, from the exons ATGGCCAGGTGGAATGTGTGGCGCAGCCCTGCGATGCTGCCCCTGTGCTGGATAGAAGCGGGGACAGCATCAGGTGtgcgctgcagcagcagtgttccGGTGGTCAGACAGGCCTACTCAGAGAGCGGCAGCATTGTCAGGCCTTTCAGTGAGATTCCTGGACTGTGGAAGAATGGCGTGGCCAACTTATACAATTTCTGGAAACTGGATGGCTTCAGAAACCTTCACCGTATCATGTTGCAGAACTTCAAAACGTTTGGACCCATTTACAG AGAAAAAATAGGTTATTATGAAAGTGTAAATATCATCAGTCCTGAAGATGCTGCTATCCTCTTCAAAGCTGAGGGCCATTATCCCAAAAGGCTGAAAGTTGAAGCCTGGACATCATACAGAGACTACAGGAATCGCAAATATGGAGTTTTACTCAA GAATGGAGAAGACTGGAGATCAAACCGTGTGATTCTCAACAAGGAGGTGATTTCCCCGAAGGTGCTGGAAAATTTTGTGCCTTTACTGGACGAAGTGGGCGAGGATTTTGTGGCCAGAGTGCACAAAAAGATCAAGCGAAGCGGGCAGAACAAATGGACCACTGACCTTTCTCAAGAACTCTTTAAATATGCACTAGAGT CGGTGAGCTCAGTGCTGTATGGCGAGCGTTTGGGTTTGATGCTGGACTACATTGACCCTGAAGCTCAACATTTCATTGACTGCATCACCCTCATGTTCAAGACTACTTCACCCATGCTGTACATCCCTCCCGGTCTGTTGAGACAGATTGGAGCAAAGGTGTGGCGGGACCACGTGGAGGCTTGGGATGGGATCTTCAACCAAG CGGACCGCTGCATCCATAACATCTACAGGCAGCTACGTCAGGAGACTGGCACTCCAAAGAAATACCCAGGAGTGCTGGCCAGCCTGCTCATGCTGGACAAGCTGTCCATCGAAGACATCAAGGCCAGCATCACTGAACTAATGGCTGGAGGAGTTGATACG acttCAATAACGTTGCTGTGGACACTGTATGAACTTGGTAGACACCCCAGCctccaggaggagctgagggcgGAGGTGGCCGCAGCTCGGGCTGAAAGCCAGGGAGACATGATGGAGATGCTGAAGCGGATTCCACTGGTCAAAGGGGCTTTGAAGGAAACATTGAG GTTGCACCCGGTTGCAGTCAGCTTGCAAAGATACATAGCAGAAGATATCATTATTCAAAACTACCACATCCCAGCTGGG ACTCTGGTCCAGTTAGGGCTGTATGCAATGGGCAGAGACCCCAAAGTGTTTTTTCGTCCGGAGCAGTATCAGCCCTCCCGCTGGCTGAGGACGGAGACGCACTACTTCAGGAGCCTGGGCTTTGGTTTCGGCCCCCGTCAGTGTTTAGGACGGAGAATAGCTGAGGCGGAGATGCAAATCTTCCTTATCCAC ATGCTTGAGAACTTCAGAGTGGAGAAACAGCGCCATGTGGAAGTGCAGAGCACCTTTGAGCTCATTCTCTTACCAGACAAGCCTATAATATTGACTTTGAAGCCTCTGGATACTGCTCGGTAA
- the LOC121607396 gene encoding cholesterol side-chain cleavage enzyme, mitochondrial isoform X1: protein MARWNVWRSPAMLPLCWIEAGTASGVRCSSSVPVVRQAYSESGSIVRPFSEIPGLWKNGVANLYNFWKLDGFRNLHRIMLQNFKTFGPIYREKIGYYESVNIISPEDAAILFKAEGHYPKRLKVEAWTSYRDYRNRKYGVLLKYVTLFSPFTRIYSVCQYCDTDGTKGFILSAIRLCIVIVLFYLDTACLPFCLTISSVLRRTRFSPYTQSFHRNGEDWRSNRVILNKEVISPKVLENFVPLLDEVGEDFVARVHKKIKRSGQNKWTTDLSQELFKYALESVSSVLYGERLGLMLDYIDPEAQHFIDCITLMFKTTSPMLYIPPGLLRQIGAKVWRDHVEAWDGIFNQADRCIHNIYRQLRQETGTPKKYPGVLASLLMLDKLSIEDIKASITELMAGGVDTTSITLLWTLYELGRHPSLQEELRAEVAAARAESQGDMMEMLKRIPLVKGALKETLRLHPVAVSLQRYIAEDIIIQNYHIPAGTLVQLGLYAMGRDPKVFFRPEQYQPSRWLRTETHYFRSLGFGFGPRQCLGRRIAEAEMQIFLIHMLENFRVEKQRHVEVQSTFELILLPDKPIILTLKPLDTAR, encoded by the exons ATGGCCAGGTGGAATGTGTGGCGCAGCCCTGCGATGCTGCCCCTGTGCTGGATAGAAGCGGGGACAGCATCAGGTGtgcgctgcagcagcagtgttccGGTGGTCAGACAGGCCTACTCAGAGAGCGGCAGCATTGTCAGGCCTTTCAGTGAGATTCCTGGACTGTGGAAGAATGGCGTGGCCAACTTATACAATTTCTGGAAACTGGATGGCTTCAGAAACCTTCACCGTATCATGTTGCAGAACTTCAAAACGTTTGGACCCATTTACAG AGAAAAAATAGGTTATTATGAAAGTGTAAATATCATCAGTCCTGAAGATGCTGCTATCCTCTTCAAAGCTGAGGGCCATTATCCCAAAAGGCTGAAAGTTGAAGCCTGGACATCATACAGAGACTACAGGAATCGCAAATATGGAGTTTTACTCAAGTATGTGACATTATTTTCCCCATTTACCCGCATATATTCTGTTTGCCAATATTGTGACACTGATGGAACCAAGGGTTTTATATTAAGTGCTATAAGATTATGTATTgtaatagttttattttatcttgatactgcctgtctgcctttctgtctgacCATAAGCTCTGTGTTGAGACGGACTAGATTCTCCCCATACACCCAATCTTTCCACAGGAATGGAGAAGACTGGAGATCAAACCGTGTGATTCTCAACAAGGAGGTGATTTCCCCGAAGGTGCTGGAAAATTTTGTGCCTTTACTGGACGAAGTGGGCGAGGATTTTGTGGCCAGAGTGCACAAAAAGATCAAGCGAAGCGGGCAGAACAAATGGACCACTGACCTTTCTCAAGAACTCTTTAAATATGCACTAGAGT CGGTGAGCTCAGTGCTGTATGGCGAGCGTTTGGGTTTGATGCTGGACTACATTGACCCTGAAGCTCAACATTTCATTGACTGCATCACCCTCATGTTCAAGACTACTTCACCCATGCTGTACATCCCTCCCGGTCTGTTGAGACAGATTGGAGCAAAGGTGTGGCGGGACCACGTGGAGGCTTGGGATGGGATCTTCAACCAAG CGGACCGCTGCATCCATAACATCTACAGGCAGCTACGTCAGGAGACTGGCACTCCAAAGAAATACCCAGGAGTGCTGGCCAGCCTGCTCATGCTGGACAAGCTGTCCATCGAAGACATCAAGGCCAGCATCACTGAACTAATGGCTGGAGGAGTTGATACG acttCAATAACGTTGCTGTGGACACTGTATGAACTTGGTAGACACCCCAGCctccaggaggagctgagggcgGAGGTGGCCGCAGCTCGGGCTGAAAGCCAGGGAGACATGATGGAGATGCTGAAGCGGATTCCACTGGTCAAAGGGGCTTTGAAGGAAACATTGAG GTTGCACCCGGTTGCAGTCAGCTTGCAAAGATACATAGCAGAAGATATCATTATTCAAAACTACCACATCCCAGCTGGG ACTCTGGTCCAGTTAGGGCTGTATGCAATGGGCAGAGACCCCAAAGTGTTTTTTCGTCCGGAGCAGTATCAGCCCTCCCGCTGGCTGAGGACGGAGACGCACTACTTCAGGAGCCTGGGCTTTGGTTTCGGCCCCCGTCAGTGTTTAGGACGGAGAATAGCTGAGGCGGAGATGCAAATCTTCCTTATCCAC ATGCTTGAGAACTTCAGAGTGGAGAAACAGCGCCATGTGGAAGTGCAGAGCACCTTTGAGCTCATTCTCTTACCAGACAAGCCTATAATATTGACTTTGAAGCCTCTGGATACTGCTCGGTAA